The nucleotide sequence GGTCAATGCCAAGAGTCTTCAGGAGTGCTTCAACGACGCGGTTTACTATCGCGACGAGATACGCGATCTGTTCAAGCGCGGACAGATCCGGCTGCGCTCCCTGGCACTGTCGGAAAAACTGTTCCTCGAAACCGTGCGCGCGATCGTGCGCGAAACCGAGGGCGCCAAGCGCCTGCCTCCCGGTCTCGACGGTCTCGCGGACTCCCTCTCGGACATCTACTACGGAAATTTCTCGGTATTCCAGTCCTTGCCCGATGTGTGGGCGATCGAGCAGGTGTTTCCGATCATGCCGCTTCATCGCCACCGGGAACAACCCACGCGCCAGGCCATCATTGCAGACATCACCTGCGATTCGGACGGCAAGATCGATCGCTTCATCGACCCGCGTGGCCTGCGCAAGACACTGCCCGTACACCCGCTCGAGGACAACGAGCAGTACTATTTCGGCGTGTTCCTGGTCGGTGCATATCAGGAGACGCTCGGAGATCTGCACAACCTCATGGGTGACACCAATGTGGTCAGCGTACGCATCGACGAGGACGGAAGTTTCGATTTTGTCCGCGAAATGAGCGGAGACAGCATCGCCGATGTGTTGAGCTACGTCGAATACCAGCCGCAGCAACTGCTCGAGCAATTCCGCCGCACCGCCGAACGCGCCGTACGCAGCGGGCGCATTGCGCCTTCCGAGCGCCAGAACCTGCTCGAGTTGTTCAGCGCGAGTTTGCGCGGCTACACCTATTACGAACATTGAGAGGAGACGAGCCATGGCCAGAGTACTGATCGTGGGAGCCGGTGGCGTCGGGCAGGTCGTGGCGCACAAGTGCGCGCAGGTTCCGGAGGTGTTTTCGGAGATCGTTCTTGCGAGCCGTACCGAGAAAAAATGCCGGCAGATCGCAGCCCAGATAAAACGTCCGATACAGACTGCCCAGGTCGATGCCAACGATGTTGCACAGATGGGCGCACTGCTCGCGCGGGTCAAGCCCGACCTGGTGATCAATGTCGCGCTTCCGTACCAGGATCTGCCGATCATGGATGCCTGTCTCGAGGCGGGCGTGGATTATCTCGATACCGCAAACTATGAGCCGCCGGATGAGGCCAAGTTCGAATACAAGTGGCAGTGGGCCTACCACGAGCGCTTCCGTGATCGTGGCCTCATGGCGTTGCTCGGCAGCGGCTTCGATCCGGGCGTGACCAATGTGTTCACGGCCTGGCTGCACAAGCACGAGTTCGATGAGATCGATGAACTCGATATCATCGATTGCAATGCCGGCGATCATGGCCAGCCGTTTGCGACCAATTTCAATCCCGAAATCAATATCCGGGAAGTCACGGCACGCGGAAAATACTGGGATGAAGGCGATTGGCAGAGTACTGACCCGCTATCGGTGAGCCGGCTGTTCGATTTCCCCGAAGGCATCGGTCCGAAGAAAATTTACCTGATGTACCACGAGGAACTCGAGTCCCTGGTCAAGCATTTTCCCGGGGTGCGGCGTGCTCGCTTCTGGATGACCTTTTCCGACAACTACCTGAATCATCTGCAGGTGCTGGGCAATGTCGGCATGACGCGCATCGACCCGGTGATGTTTCAGGGCCAGGAGATCGTGCCGTTGCAGTTCCTCAAGGCACTGCTGCCGGATCCCTCGAGTCTCGGACCGCTGACCAAGGGACGCACCTGCATTGGCTGCCTGGCGCGCGGCACCAGGAACGGCAAACCCAAGACGATGTTCCTCTACAACATCTGCGATCACGAGGCCTGTTACCGCGAAGTGCAGTCCCAGGCGATCTCCTACACGACCGGAGTACCGGCCATGATCGGCGCCAAGATGATGCTGACCGGCAAGTGGCAGGGCAAGGGCGTGTTCAACATGGAACAGCTCGACCCGGACCCGTACATGGAGGCATTGGCGATGCACGGCCTGCCGTGGCAGCTGATACAGCTCGATCAGGGTCTGGACTGAACCCCGGCAAAGGCCCTGAACGATGTCAATCGCCATGCAACGCTTTGCCAGGCTCGATCTGCAGCGACTGCCCTCGCCCTGCTTCGTGGTGGACGAAGTGGCGCTGGAAGAAAACCTCCGCATCCTTCAGCGTGTTCAGCAGCAAAGCGGAGCGCGGATCCTGCTGGCGCTGAAAGCCTTCTCGATGTTCAGCATGGCTCCGCTGATTGATCGTTATCTGGCTGGCACCTGCGCCAGCGGCCTGCACGAAGCACGCCTGGGACACGAGGAATTTGCCGGCGAAGTGCATACCTTCTGCGCTGCGTACACGGAACAGGATTTGCGCGCGGTACTGGAAATTTCCGATCACGTGGTTTTCAACTCGATAAATCAGCTCGAGCAATTCCGCACGCTGATTGACGCGGCGCGTGCTGCACGCCCCGGGCTCGCCATCGGTTTACGCGTCAACCCGGAGCATTCCGAAGGCGCGGTCCCGCTCTACGATCCCTGCGCACCCGGCTCCCGGCTGGGCATCACTCGCGCAGAGTTCCGGGAGGTGGCCCTCGATGGTGTGAGCGGGCTGCATTTTCACACCCTGTGCGAGCAGGATCTGCCGCCGCTGGCGCGCACCGTCAAGGCCTTCGAGAAGCGCTTCGGCGAATTCATTCCACGTATGAAGTGGATAAATTTTGGCGGGGGGCATCACATCACCCGCCCCGGCTACCAGGTCGACGGGTTGATCCGCCTGCTGATCGATTTCCGCGAGCGCCACGGCGTTGAGGTCTATCTCGAGCCGGGCGAGGCAATTGCCTATCACTGTGGTGTCCTGGTCAGCGAAGTTCTCGATATCACTCACAACCGGATGCCGCAGGCAATTCTTGACACCTCCGCGACCTGCCATATGCCGGACGTGATCGAGATGCCCTATCGTCCGGCGGTGAGCGGTGCGGGTGAAACGGGAGAGCACGCACACGCCTACCGGCTTGGTGGCCAGACCTGCCTCGCAGGTGATGTCATCGGTGATTACTCCTTCCCCGAGCCGCTCACTGTCGGTACGCGCCTGGTCTTCGAGGACATGGCTTACTACACCATGGTCAAGACTTCGACCTTCAACGGCATCAACCTGCCTTCGATCGCGATCTGGAATTCACGCACCGATGCGCTGAAGATCGTGCGGCGCTTCGGTTACGAGGATTTCCGCAACCGTCTGTCCTGAGCAAAACGAAAACAGGGGCGATCACTCGCCCCCGCTTGTCGTCCCGACAACGCGTCGGATCAGTCAGAGCAGGCTCTCCAGCTCCGGTACTGCCTGGAACAGATCAGCCACCAGGCCATAGTCGGCGACCTGGAAAATAGGTGCGTCCTCGTCCTTGTTGATCGCCACGATGACCTTGGAGTCCTTCATCCCGGCCAGGTGCTGGATCGCACCGGAAATCGCGACTGCTATGTAGAGTTCCGGGGCAACGATCTTGCCGGTCTGCCCGACCTGGTAATCATTCGGGACAAAGCCAGCATCCACTGCAGCCCGGGAAGCTCCCACGGCGGCGTTGAGCTTGTCGGCAACCGCCTCGAGCATCTTGAAATTCTCGCCATTCTGCATGCCGCGGCCACCGGAAATCACTACCCTGGCGTCAGTCAATTCCGGCCGGTCGGACTTCGCGACTTTCTCCTCGACAAAACTCGAACGCCCGGCGTCAGCAACGATGGCGACCGCTTCGACCACAGCGCTGCCGCCTTCCGCGGCCGCGGCATCGAAGCCCGTGGTGCGTACGGTGATGACTTTGCGTGCATCCCCCGCTTGCACGGTTGCTATCACGTTGCCCGCATAGATCGGACGCTGAAACGTATCCGCACTCAATACCGCCGTGATTTCGGAAATCTGCGCGACATCGAGCAGCGCCGCAACCCGCGGCATCACGTTCTTGCCATTGCTGGTCGCGGGTGCGAGCAAGTTTTCATAGGAAACACCGAGTTCTGCCACCAGCTTGCTGACATTCTCGGCCAATTGGTGTGCATAAGCCGCGTTATCCGCGACCAGTACCTTGCTCACGCCAGCGATACGTGCTGCCGCTTCCGCCGCAGCGGCACAATTTGCGCCCGCCACGAGCACATGGACCTCTCCACCGAGCGCCGTCGCTGCGGTGACCGTATGCAGTGTCGCGGCTTTCAGTTCATTGTTGCTGTGTTCAGCGATTACCAGCGTGCTCATCAGATCACCTTTGCTTCGTTACGCAGTTTTTCGACCAGTTCTGCCACGGAACCTACCTTTATCCCGGCCTTGCGCTCGGGCGGTGGCTCCACCTTGAGCGTGCGCACGCGCGGTGCGGCATCGACACCAAGATCCGCAGGTGTCAGCGTGTCCATCGGCTTCTTCTTGGCCTTCATGATGTTCGGCAGCGAGGCATAGCGCGGCTCGTTCAGCCGCAAGTCCGCGGTCACGACGCAGGGCAATGTCAGCTCCAGGGTCTGCAGTCCGCCATCGATCTCGCGCGTGACCCGCGCCTTGCCGTTGTCAATGACGATTTCGGAAGCAAAGGTTCCCTGCGACATATCCGCCAGTGCGGCCAGCATCTGTCCGGTCTGGTTGTTGTCACCGTCGATCGATTGCTTGCCGAGAATGGCGAGTTCCACGCCCTCTTTCTCGACGATTGCCTTTAGCAGCTTGGCTATCGCCAGCGGCTGCAGATCCTCGGATGTTTCGACCAGGATGCCACGATCGGCGCCCAGTGCCAGGGCCGTCCGGATCTGTTCCTGACAGGATTTTTCGCCAATCGAGACCGCAATGACCTCGCTGGCCACGCCCTTTTCGCGCAGGCGTACAGCCTCCTCGACCGCGATTTCACAGAAGGGATTGATCGACATCTTCACGTTGTTGAGTTCAACGCCAGACCCGTCGCTCTTGGCCCGGACCTTGACGTTGTAATCCACCACGCGTTTTACCGCTACCAGAACTTTCATGTACTCTCCGCTTGCGTCAGGAAAGAATTCGAATGGGACCCTGCAGCCATGTTCCGCGCGCCGCGCCGGCTGCAAAGCGGCGTTATTGTCCGGATATCCGCCTGACAGGTCAAGCCGCGCAAGCTTTGCGCCGCATCATGACACCCTGAATTCTTGAGGTCCGGCAAGTACATTTCTAGTATGCTTCGGGCCTTGGCGAGGGCTTGTCTGCCTCGCCGCAATGGGTTGAGCCGCTCTCCTGCCCTGTTTTCCGGCGAGCGTGCGTGTCGAGCAGCAGTGGAGAATACCAGTGACCAGAGAATCGATGGAATTTGATGTCGTGATCGTCGGCGCAGGACCGGCAGGGTTGTCGGCAGCCTGCCGGCTCAAGCAACTGGCGGGCGATCTCAGCGTCTGCGTGGTCGAGAAAGGCTCGGAAGTGGGTGCCCATATCCTTTCCGGCGCGGTACTCGAGCCGAGCGCACTCAGCGAGTTGTTCCCCGACTGGAAAGAGAATGGCGCGCCACTGGATACGCCGGTCAGCGATGACCACATCCACGTTCTGCTCAACGAGAACAAGTCGTTGCAAGTTCCAGGATTCATGGTGCCGAGCACCATGCACAACGAAGGCAACTACATCGTCAGCCTTGGCAGCCTGTGCCGCTGGCTGGGCCAGCAGGCCGAGAACCTCGGCGCGGAAATCTATCCTGGTTTCGCGGCGGCGGAGATCCTGTTTCACGAAGACGGCCGGGTCAAGGGCATTGCAACCGGCGACTCCGGAGTATCCGCCAGCGGCGAACACAAGGACAGTTTCACCGCAGGCATGGAACTGCATGCGAAGTACACGCTGTTTGCCGAGGGCTGCCGTGGCAGCCTCGGCAAACAGCTGATAGCGCGCTTCAAACTCGACGCAGGACGCAATCCGCAGCACTATGGTCTCGGGGTCAAGGAGTTGTGGGAGGTCAAGCCCGGGAATTTCCAGCGGGGACTGGTGGTCCACAGCGCCGGCTGGCCACTGCAGCAGAGCGGTGCGCACGGCGGAGGTTTTCTCTATCATTTCGATGACAACCTGGTATCGATCGGACTGATCACCGACCTCGGATACAGCAACCCCTATATCAGTCCCTTCGAGGAGTTCCAGCGCTACAAGCAGCACCCGGTGATCAATCAGTATCTGCGGGGTGGCAAACGTATCTGCTACGGTGCACGGGCTATCACCAAGGGCGGTCCGCAGGCGTTGCCGCGCATGAGCTTTCCGGGCGGCCTGCTGATCGGCTGCGATGCCGGCACACTCAATTTCGCCAAGATCAAGGGCACCCACACCGCGATGAAGAGCGGCATGCTGGCTGCGGAGTCAGTGCACAGCGCGATTACTGTGCACGAACAGATGGGCGAGGAAATCAGCACCTACACCGAGGCGTTCATGAGTTCCTGGGCCGGTCAGGAACTGCAGATGCAACGCAATTTCGGACCTGCCCAGCACAAGTTCGGCAACGTGCTCGGTTCCGCCTATGCGTTCATCGATATCAATATATTCCGCGGCAAGTTGCCTTGGACCCTGCACGACATGCACCCGGATCACGAGCAACTGAAGCCGGCCGCCCAATCCCGGCAGATTGCCTATCCGAAGCCGGACAATGTGTTGAGTTTCGATCGCCTGTCCTCGGTGTTCCTCTCCAATACCAACCACGAGGAAGACCAGCCCTGTCATCTGACCCTGCGCGACCCGGAAATTCCGATCCGCCACAACCTTGCCCTGTATGACGAACCGGCACAGCGTTATTGTCCTGCGGGGGTCTATGAGATCGTGGAAAATGACAAGGGAGTCAAGCGCCTGCAGATAAATGCGCAGAACTGCGTGCACTGCAAGACCTGCGATATAAAGGACCCCACCCAGAATATCGTCTGGGTGACACCCGAAGGATCGGGTGGACCGAATTATCCGAACATGTGACAAAAGCCCTGGCAAAGCCTGCATGTAGCTCCCTGCTGCCGCACCATCCCTTCGTGGCGCAGGCCAGGGCACGGCCCCCTGCGGACAGGCCCTGCTGCCGGCGCTGACCGGGCAGCGCCGCTGCACGGTGTTTTTGGCGGACGGCGGCGTCGCACCATTCCCTCCACCCTGTTTTGCTTCGATAATGACACGGTTGCAGCGATACCCCTCGGTGCCGGTGTTCTTTCTTGTTGAAGCAACGAATGACTTCAGGAGCTCAGCCTTGAACCGGGTTACCAGTGGCCTCTCGATACTCGCCGAAGCCATGCTCATTGTGCTGCTTGCCTGCTTTGTCGCAGCCAGTCCGCGCGCCGAATCCGTCAAGCCGGCTGTCGCAAAATCACCACCGCCCGCAGTCAAGGGAACAGACACTGACGGGTCGCGTGCATACCCGCAAAGCACGTCCGGCGCCGCCTGTCGCGAAGCGCAATTCACCGTCTCCCGACTTCAGGCCGATGTCGCCCGATTGACCGAATGGCACGATGCGATAGACAGTCTTTTCAAGGGAACGTTGTCGAGCGATGTCTCACTGGAAAATCTTTTCATCACGGATCTTCGTGGCGTTGCCGATCCGCGCACGAATGCGCGCGCCCTGGGCGAGCCCGACGGCTGGCCAAAGACCGTCTCTTGCGATGCGCTGCTCGCCGGTTACCAGGCGACACACGACGACCTGATCTGGCTGCGACAACAGATTTACCGGCAGCAACAGCGCGTCTGGACGCAAATGCCGGAGGATTTCCGCGAGGAGTTGCGCCAGATCTGGGCATCGCGACAACGGCTGGTGAAACAATTCGAACAGGTTTCGGGACAGCTCGAAAAACAGAACGACAAGCCGAGCCAGACCGTGCTGGCCGCGCTGCGCACCATTCACGGGCGGTTGCAGCGCGTAAGACTGTCCATGCTTGGCGTCGTGCCTGATTTGAACCAGGGCGTCACCGTTGAAAAATCGCGTGCATTCTTCGAACTGTGGAGCCTGGCTATCAAGGCGAAACCGGCCGGGATGTTGGCGTCGGAAAGCGAGCTCGCAGCTCTGCCGGCCGAGTTGCAGAGCGGGATACGTGACTATATGGTCCTGGCGCGCCTCGATGCAATCGAGCTGCGCTCAGTGCTGAATCTGGTTCGCGCAATACTCTGGAAATCCCCCGATGGGGTGTTCAGGGCGACGGCAAGGGAGGCGGCAGGCGGGCGCTGGAATTTGCTGATCATCGAGACCCAGGCAGTGCGTCATCGGCTGGATCGTCTGCTCAGCGAGGTTGGACAGGATTATCAGCAGGATGCATCGGCCGAGGCATCCTACACTCGCATCGCCGTCACGGCCTTGAAAACCCTGCTCGGACTGGCGGCGATTGTGCTGCTCGCGCGAATTGCCCGCGCCCTTGCGACGCCGGCGCTGCGGCTCCATGCGCACCTGAGCGACCGTGTCCGGGGCAACCGCATCGCAACCCAATTGAGCCGCGTTGGCGCCGGACTGCCGACACTGCTGCCATGGCTCGCAGGCTGGTTCGGACTCGATCTGCTGGGCTGGTTTTTCTATCGCTACGAGTTCGTGTTTCTGGTGCCTGCCATACCCCTGGCCCGACTGTACATCGTGTATGGCGTCGGTACGCTTCTGGGCGAGTGGTTGGTACTGCGCA is from Gammaproteobacteria bacterium and encodes:
- a CDS encoding electron transfer flavoprotein-ubiquinone oxidoreductase, giving the protein MTRESMEFDVVIVGAGPAGLSAACRLKQLAGDLSVCVVEKGSEVGAHILSGAVLEPSALSELFPDWKENGAPLDTPVSDDHIHVLLNENKSLQVPGFMVPSTMHNEGNYIVSLGSLCRWLGQQAENLGAEIYPGFAAAEILFHEDGRVKGIATGDSGVSASGEHKDSFTAGMELHAKYTLFAEGCRGSLGKQLIARFKLDAGRNPQHYGLGVKELWEVKPGNFQRGLVVHSAGWPLQQSGAHGGGFLYHFDDNLVSIGLITDLGYSNPYISPFEEFQRYKQHPVINQYLRGGKRICYGARAITKGGPQALPRMSFPGGLLIGCDAGTLNFAKIKGTHTAMKSGMLAAESVHSAITVHEQMGEEISTYTEAFMSSWAGQELQMQRNFGPAQHKFGNVLGSAYAFIDINIFRGKLPWTLHDMHPDHEQLKPAAQSRQIAYPKPDNVLSFDRLSSVFLSNTNHEEDQPCHLTLRDPEIPIRHNLALYDEPAQRYCPAGVYEIVENDKGVKRLQINAQNCVHCKTCDIKDPTQNIVWVTPEGSGGPNYPNM
- the nspC gene encoding carboxynorspermidine decarboxylase, with the translated sequence MQRFARLDLQRLPSPCFVVDEVALEENLRILQRVQQQSGARILLALKAFSMFSMAPLIDRYLAGTCASGLHEARLGHEEFAGEVHTFCAAYTEQDLRAVLEISDHVVFNSINQLEQFRTLIDAARAARPGLAIGLRVNPEHSEGAVPLYDPCAPGSRLGITRAEFREVALDGVSGLHFHTLCEQDLPPLARTVKAFEKRFGEFIPRMKWINFGGGHHITRPGYQVDGLIRLLIDFRERHGVEVYLEPGEAIAYHCGVLVSEVLDITHNRMPQAILDTSATCHMPDVIEMPYRPAVSGAGETGEHAHAYRLGGQTCLAGDVIGDYSFPEPLTVGTRLVFEDMAYYTMVKTSTFNGINLPSIAIWNSRTDALKIVRRFGYEDFRNRLS
- a CDS encoding saccharopine dehydrogenase family protein, translating into MARVLIVGAGGVGQVVAHKCAQVPEVFSEIVLASRTEKKCRQIAAQIKRPIQTAQVDANDVAQMGALLARVKPDLVINVALPYQDLPIMDACLEAGVDYLDTANYEPPDEAKFEYKWQWAYHERFRDRGLMALLGSGFDPGVTNVFTAWLHKHEFDEIDELDIIDCNAGDHGQPFATNFNPEINIREVTARGKYWDEGDWQSTDPLSVSRLFDFPEGIGPKKIYLMYHEELESLVKHFPGVRRARFWMTFSDNYLNHLQVLGNVGMTRIDPVMFQGQEIVPLQFLKALLPDPSSLGPLTKGRTCIGCLARGTRNGKPKTMFLYNICDHEACYREVQSQAISYTTGVPAMIGAKMMLTGKWQGKGVFNMEQLDPDPYMEALAMHGLPWQLIQLDQGLD
- a CDS encoding electron transfer flavoprotein subunit beta/FixA family protein — its product is MKVLVAVKRVVDYNVKVRAKSDGSGVELNNVKMSINPFCEIAVEEAVRLREKGVASEVIAVSIGEKSCQEQIRTALALGADRGILVETSEDLQPLAIAKLLKAIVEKEGVELAILGKQSIDGDNNQTGQMLAALADMSQGTFASEIVIDNGKARVTREIDGGLQTLELTLPCVVTADLRLNEPRYASLPNIMKAKKKPMDTLTPADLGVDAAPRVRTLKVEPPPERKAGIKVGSVAELVEKLRNEAKVI
- a CDS encoding electron transfer flavoprotein subunit alpha/FixB family protein — encoded protein: MSTLVIAEHSNNELKAATLHTVTAATALGGEVHVLVAGANCAAAAEAAARIAGVSKVLVADNAAYAHQLAENVSKLVAELGVSYENLLAPATSNGKNVMPRVAALLDVAQISEITAVLSADTFQRPIYAGNVIATVQAGDARKVITVRTTGFDAAAAEGGSAVVEAVAIVADAGRSSFVEEKVAKSDRPELTDARVVISGGRGMQNGENFKMLEAVADKLNAAVGASRAAVDAGFVPNDYQVGQTGKIVAPELYIAVAISGAIQHLAGMKDSKVIVAINKDEDAPIFQVADYGLVADLFQAVPELESLL